The following nucleotide sequence is from Borrelia hispanica CRI.
AATATGAAAGTAATAGTTTTAGGGTCTCTAAAACTAACTACCGGAAATCCCATATCTTCAGTACTAGATACAGCTCTTGTTGTAGGTTCACTAGTAAGCTCTAATTTCCCACTTTGAATATGCTTATCTTTAATTGAGAAAAATATCTTCGTTAAGTTGTAAACATGATCCATTATTTAACCTCCTTTAAACTATTTTGATAGCTTTGTATATCTTGTGTTGTGATATTTAATACCACTCCTTTCATAGAATGGTTATAAGTAATATTTATTGATAAGAATAGTTTTAGTGCAGCACTTGCCGATATTTGTATTTTGAGTTTAGAATAAGAAACAATTAGACCTGAATCAATAAGTTCTTTAAGTTTGCATTCAATAGCAGCACTATAAGCATTATCTCTTTGTCCTGATAGTTGAAGTTCTGATAATTTACTATTTTGTCTATTATTTAAGTTCCATATTCTAATAAGTTCTGCAATAAATTCATATTTGATATAGTCATAAGTAAAAATTTCATCGATAGGGGTAGAATCGAGACAAATTCCTTCTTTAAAAGCTGGGAAACCATCAAGTCCAGTTTCATTAAGGTGTGAATAGAAATTGATATTAGCTTGTCTAAGCTTAGTAATCTCTGTGCTATCAGTAATAGGATTTATACTACTAAATGTAAGTCCATAAGGGTTTACAGCATGAAAGATACTTGCTTCATGTAAGTATTTAGATGTAAATCTTAAATGTAATTGTTGATCTCCTTTAGAATGAATAACAATAATTTTAGATTTGGAGTTAGAACCATTTTTAAACAATTCTTTTATTTCAGATTCTTTGGTTCCAAATACAAAGAAGTGTGCAGGGTCTTTGAAATTAGTATAATCATCTTTATAAATAGTAAGACCATCACCACCATTATTATTACTTGCATAAGTGTTTATAAATACAATAAAAGCATTTCTACTTCTTTTAAATAGTTCTTTAATCCCTTTTGCCTCTGTTGTTTCTTTATATATAACTAATGTTACAGAACGTAATCCTTTATCATCTTCTGCAAAAAATGCTTGAATTGCTTGTTTTAAATATTCTTTTTCTTTATTAAATTCATCGTCACCATTGCTACCTTCTTTTTCAAGTGCATCAATTGCTTGTTCATAATCATTTATATTTAAATATAATATTTTATATTTTGGTGATGTAGTATTAAGTTTAATTTTTGAACATTTATAGACAAGTAGTGGTGTATAATAACTTACTTGATTTAGATCCAATCTAGAATGCGTTAAATTAACACTAATTGTATCAGCTGGCATTATTTTTCTCCTTAATTTTTTCTTCTTCTATTTGTATATTTGCTCTAAATCCTTGACTTAAACAATAAGTTAAGTTGCTATGATTGCTATTTATGTCAAGGAGACCATTGT
It contains:
- a CDS encoding DUF787 family protein yields the protein MPADTISVNLTHSRLDLNQVSYYTPLLVYKCSKIKLNTTSPKYKILYLNINDYEQAIDALEKEGSNGDDEFNKEKEYLKQAIQAFFAEDDKGLRSVTLVIYKETTEAKGIKELFKRSRNAFIVFINTYASNNNGGDGLTIYKDDYTNFKDPAHFFVFGTKESEIKELFKNGSNSKSKIIVIHSKGDQQLHLRFTSKYLHEASIFHAVNPYGLTFSSINPITDSTEITKLRQANINFYSHLNETGLDGFPAFKEGICLDSTPIDEIFTYDYIKYEFIAELIRIWNLNNRQNSKLSELQLSGQRDNAYSAAIECKLKELIDSGLIVSYSKLKIQISASAALKLFLSINITYNHSMKGVVLNITTQDIQSYQNSLKEVK